GCCAACAGTCTGAAAAATCACTGGATTTACTATGTCAATATGGTatactatttagaaaataaaacctgagTCCAACATTATGATCTAGAACAGTTAAGGAATGAGCTCTGAAGTCATCTACCTTATCACTGTAACACTTGTCTGCAGTTTCATTTGGCCtcttattttcatgatttttaaaaattaaaacacagtttAACCAAGAAAGTATAAATGAAAGGTAACTGTTTAttactggagaagagaaaaatgtataCAAGAAAGTCTAGGTTCTTCCTCTTCATGCACTACTTTGGTAATAAAGTTCCAAGTATCAACTATGAAGATATTTACAAGGCTAAATTTTTCTTAACGTGTGACCATTTACTGTGTAGTGAACATTTTTTCATAGAAATCATATACTTAAACTAAATATAACCTTATAGTTTACAAGAAGCTCCAACACTGTATTAACAGAAGATGATATATTTTACtgcaaaatattataaaagtGATACAATTTTGTGGCTCTTAAATGTTTAATTACTTGAGTTGAACaggggaatgaaaaaaaaaaggcccaggagaaaaatcaacaggACAGGCCTGGCTTTAAGACTTTTTGTATTCGATTCGTTCTACTTTCACATCATCTCCAATTAGCTGATACACATAAGTGACAACTGTAGAAGCCTGGATATCCATCaacacaaatgaaggaataatgtttctggaagaaaatataaataatgtcaTTGTTTTGTATTAAAAAGCCATAGCATTATAAATTTCAACTTAGGATGACAACTGGGATTCAAGGAGAAATCTGGTTGTTAGACATATCAAAGATAATCATCAATAGAATACTGCCAAAAAGGCTGTAATTATTTAAGTAACCATATTTATCTTTTACGAAATGTCACGTGCAATTATTAACTTTATAAAACCCCCAAATTGCATACTACTCACGTTTCCAAGGCATTATATGCTCCAGTGGCAGAACCTGGATTAATGTAGAATTTATTTTCATGCTCAAATGCTTCAAATTTATGTGTATGTCCTGAAATAAGAATGTCCACATCAAACTGCCTCTGCAATAGGGCTAGGCTGGCCATATCTCCCCATGGAATAACTTGATGTCCATGGATCAAACCAATTTTGAACTGCCCAACAGTCACAACTTTCTGCTCTGGATAATTCAGATTCTAAAATACGAAATagacataaaaaaatattttagagataCTGATGCTTATAataactttcttttaaatattcaatcTCATATTGGTGTTTTGAAACAGTGCTCCACAACCAACAAATCTGTTAAATATCTGATTTCTTCGCAATCTAAGGCTGTAACTGCTCAAAACATAACTTCCTTCAGAACTGGAATTTATCATGCAATCTctttattgagtttatttttatagacTATGAGTTCTTTACAGAGTAATTCCCCCAAATTTGTGTTTCCTCTAAGACTCCAAGGAATATGACCTGTAAGCTAGGATGTGTTGAAATTACATCCCAGGCTTTAACAGTTAATGGCTTAGAATAATAATGATAGTTAACACTTATGTAGCACATAGTATGAACCAGGCACTCTTCCAAGAGGTTATAAATGTCAACCTATATAATACTTACAAACAACCCTAAGAGGTAGGTTTCATTTTGACCTccactttatgga
This is a stretch of genomic DNA from Budorcas taxicolor isolate Tak-1 chromosome 17, Takin1.1, whole genome shotgun sequence. It encodes these proteins:
- the VPS29 gene encoding vacuolar protein sorting-associated protein 29 — encoded protein: MLVLVLGDLHIPHRCNSLPAKFKKLLVPGKIQHILCTGNLCTKESYDYLKTLAGDVHIVRGDFDENLNYPEQKVVTVGQFKIGLIHGHQVIPWGDMASLALLQRQFDVDILISGHTHKFEAFEHENKFYINPGSATGAYNALETNIIPSFVLMDIQASTVVTYVYQLIGDDVKVERIEYKKS